The proteins below are encoded in one region of Halocatena salina:
- a CDS encoding 50S ribosomal protein L5 — translation MSSESDVANEFHEMRMPVVEKIVVHMGIGTGGQKLADAEEILAEITDQEPVRTVAEQTVPDFNIREGDPIGAKVTLRGDRAEAFLETALSFVDIERSQFDETGNFSFGIEEHTNFEGQEYDPNIGIHGLDVTVNLVRPGYRVRKRDKVNRQIPASHRLTVEDAIAFLETRFDLEVQ, via the coding sequence GTGAGCAGTGAATCCGATGTCGCAAACGAGTTCCACGAGATGCGTATGCCGGTCGTCGAGAAAATCGTCGTCCACATGGGCATCGGCACGGGCGGCCAGAAGCTCGCAGACGCAGAGGAGATCTTAGCGGAGATCACCGACCAAGAACCGGTACGGACGGTTGCAGAACAGACCGTTCCGGATTTCAACATCCGTGAAGGTGATCCGATCGGTGCGAAAGTGACTCTTCGAGGTGACCGTGCCGAAGCGTTCCTCGAAACGGCGCTGTCGTTCGTGGATATCGAACGGTCGCAGTTCGACGAGACGGGGAACTTCAGCTTTGGCATCGAAGAGCACACGAACTTCGAAGGACAGGAGTACGATCCGAACATCGGGATTCACGGATTGGACGTGACGGTAAACCTCGTCCGTCCCGGTTATCGGGTCCGAAAGCGAGACAAGGTCAACCGACAGATCCCAGCTAGCCACCGGCTTACCGTCGAGGACGCCATCGCGTTCCTCGAAACCCGGTTCGATCTGGAGGTACAGTAA
- a CDS encoding 30S ribosomal protein S14 — protein sequence MSESEQQERTPETGEHGTKRTDQIQECQRCGRKQGLVGKYDIWLCRQCFREIAREMGFKKYS from the coding sequence ATGAGCGAAAGTGAACAACAAGAGCGGACCCCGGAGACGGGCGAGCACGGCACGAAGCGTACAGACCAGATTCAGGAGTGCCAGCGCTGCGGTCGCAAGCAAGGGCTGGTCGGAAAGTACGATATCTGGCTTTGTCGGCAGTGTTTCCGTGAGATCGCCCGCGAAATGGGATTCAAAAAGTACAGCTAA
- the rplX gene encoding 50S ribosomal protein L24: MTRQPHKQRQNQRRAPLHERHKQVRAPLSTELREEYGQRSVRVNSGDTVEVMRGDFADEDGEVVDVNLRDATVTVEDITLETADGEEIARPLDASNLRVTDLDLSDDVREARLTEDNDE; the protein is encoded by the coding sequence ATGACTCGACAACCACACAAACAACGACAAAATCAACGGCGCGCACCACTGCACGAGCGTCACAAACAGGTTCGTGCACCACTCTCGACGGAGCTGCGCGAGGAGTACGGTCAGCGGAGCGTCCGGGTCAATTCGGGTGACACCGTCGAGGTGATGCGGGGTGATTTCGCGGACGAAGACGGCGAGGTCGTTGACGTGAATCTGCGCGATGCGACCGTTACGGTCGAAGATATCACGCTTGAGACCGCCGACGGCGAGGAAATCGCCCGTCCGTTGGATGCGAGCAACCTCCGCGTAACCGACCTCGACCTGTCCGACGACGTTCGGGAGGCGCGCCTTACGGAGGACAACGATGAGTAA
- a CDS encoding ribonuclease P protein component 1, with translation MLTAETLPRHELIGLRVRVVESSDPTLVGCEGTVVMETTNILTVRAGSRTRQVPKAVVTFEFALPDGEYVTVDGERLLARPARRTERTGGSQWQ, from the coding sequence ATGCTAACTGCCGAGACTCTCCCACGACACGAACTCATCGGCCTGCGCGTGCGGGTCGTCGAGTCGTCGGACCCGACCCTAGTCGGGTGTGAGGGGACCGTCGTCATGGAGACGACGAACATCCTCACCGTTAGAGCAGGGTCTCGGACGCGACAGGTGCCAAAGGCCGTCGTGACGTTCGAGTTCGCGCTCCCGGACGGTGAGTACGTCACCGTCGACGGCGAGCGTCTACTCGCCCGCCCGGCCCGACGCACCGAACGCACTGGAGGTTCACAATGGCAATAG
- the rpmC gene encoding 50S ribosomal protein L29, with protein sequence MAIYRAEELRDMTPAERQNALDDLETELLNDRAVQATGGAPDNPGRIKEIRRTIARIKTIQREEGDFETDE encoded by the coding sequence ATGGCGATCTACCGCGCCGAAGAGTTGCGAGACATGACGCCCGCCGAGCGCCAGAACGCACTGGACGATCTCGAGACGGAACTGCTCAACGATCGTGCCGTCCAAGCGACGGGTGGAGCGCCCGACAACCCAGGACGGATCAAGGAGATCCGCCGGACGATCGCGCGGATCAAGACGATCCAGCGAGAGGAAGGCGACTTCGAAACAGACGAATAG
- a CDS encoding 50S ribosomal protein L14, with the protein MRALNADVTQGLEKGSLVTCADNTGARELKITSVDGYGGTKNRHPKAGLGDLVTVSVTKGTPEMRRQVLKAVVIRQRKAIRRPDGTRVKFEDNAAVIVDENHDPRGTEIKGPIAREVAERFGSVASTATMIV; encoded by the coding sequence ATGCGTGCGCTCAATGCGGACGTAACTCAAGGTCTAGAAAAGGGTTCGCTCGTTACGTGTGCGGACAACACGGGCGCGCGTGAATTGAAGATCACCAGCGTCGACGGCTACGGTGGCACGAAAAACCGCCATCCGAAGGCCGGACTTGGTGATCTCGTTACTGTCTCGGTTACCAAGGGGACCCCGGAGATGCGCCGGCAGGTGCTCAAAGCAGTCGTCATTCGCCAGCGGAAGGCGATCAGACGCCCCGACGGGACCCGCGTGAAGTTCGAAGACAACGCGGCGGTCATCGTGGACGAGAATCACGATCCCCGGGGGACCGAGATCAAAGGACCGATCGCACGGGAGGTCGCAGAACGGTTCGGAAGTGTCGCCAGTACGGCGACGATGATCGTGTAG
- a CDS encoding 30S ribosomal protein S5, translating to MSNGWEPQTRLGKQVAEGDITSMDQALATGLPLKEPELVDQLLPDLEDDVLDINMVQRMTDSGRRVKFRCAVVVGNRNGYVGYAEGRDDQVGGAIQKAIDIAKLNIINVERGSGSWEDRAGGSHSLARKTSGKAGSVTVDLMPAPLGLGLAASETVGSVLELAGVQDAWTKSHGNTRTTINLSKATYNALKNSAQARGPRPEQREVAE from the coding sequence ATGAGTAACGGTTGGGAACCACAAACCCGGCTTGGAAAACAGGTCGCCGAAGGTGACATCACCTCGATGGATCAGGCGCTTGCGACGGGACTGCCGTTGAAAGAGCCGGAACTCGTCGACCAACTCTTGCCGGATCTCGAGGACGACGTGCTTGACATCAACATGGTACAGCGGATGACTGACTCGGGTCGCCGGGTCAAGTTCCGTTGTGCCGTCGTCGTCGGCAATCGGAACGGCTACGTCGGCTACGCCGAGGGTCGAGACGATCAGGTCGGTGGTGCGATCCAGAAGGCGATCGACATCGCCAAGCTGAACATCATCAACGTCGAGCGCGGCAGCGGTTCGTGGGAAGACCGCGCGGGTGGCTCACACTCGCTTGCCCGCAAGACGTCCGGAAAGGCTGGCAGTGTCACTGTCGATCTCATGCCAGCCCCGCTCGGACTGGGGCTTGCAGCCAGTGAGACCGTTGGAAGCGTGCTCGAACTCGCTGGCGTTCAGGACGCCTGGACCAAAAGCCACGGCAACACTCGGACGACGATCAACCTCTCGAAGGCGACGTACAACGCCTTGAAGAATTCGGCCCAAGCCCGTGGCCCGCGCCCGGAACAACGTGAGGTGGCCGAGTGA
- a CDS encoding 50S ribosomal protein L22 — protein sequence MGISYSVDADPDTTAKAMLRERHMSHKHSKEIAREIKGMTAGDAIEYLEAVIAGEKSVPFKSHNSGVGHRKDIDGWDAGRYPEKATNAFLDLLENGVSNADHQGFDGEAMEIDHVAAHKVGESPGRQPRAFGRATEWNTPQVDVELVLSEVTE from the coding sequence CGACGCGGATCCGGACACCACGGCGAAAGCGATGCTCCGGGAGCGTCACATGAGCCACAAGCACAGCAAGGAGATCGCCCGCGAGATCAAAGGAATGACCGCTGGCGACGCGATCGAGTACCTCGAAGCCGTGATCGCCGGTGAGAAATCCGTCCCGTTCAAATCCCACAACAGCGGCGTGGGGCATCGAAAGGACATCGACGGCTGGGACGCTGGTCGCTACCCCGAAAAGGCGACCAACGCGTTCCTCGATCTGTTGGAGAACGGCGTTTCGAACGCCGATCATCAGGGATTCGACGGCGAGGCGATGGAGATCGATCACGTCGCAGCGCACAAGGTGGGCGAAAGTCCCGGTCGACAGCCCCGAGCGTTCGGTCGCGCGACCGAATGGAACACGCCCCAGGTCGATGTCGAACTCGTCTTGAGTGAGGTGACTGAATAA
- a CDS encoding uL15m family ribosomal protein encodes MTSKKKRQRGSRTHSGGTHKNRRGAGHRGGRGRAGRSKHEFHNYESVGKHGFKRPEKVKETVETIDVRTLDENAPLYAAEGAAEETEDGYAIDVRDVVETSTGTDVVKVLGGGQVRSTLAVTADAFSDSATELIESEGGRTILTERGEKRQSQLEDQEDEDEE; translated from the coding sequence ATGACTAGTAAAAAGAAACGACAGCGCGGCTCTCGCACCCACAGCGGCGGAACACACAAAAACCGTCGTGGTGCTGGCCATCGTGGCGGACGTGGGCGCGCGGGTCGCTCCAAACACGAGTTTCACAACTACGAATCGGTCGGCAAACACGGCTTCAAGCGCCCAGAAAAGGTCAAAGAGACCGTCGAAACGATCGACGTTCGAACGCTCGATGAGAACGCGCCGCTGTACGCTGCCGAAGGGGCAGCCGAAGAGACTGAGGACGGCTACGCGATCGACGTGCGCGATGTCGTCGAGACGAGCACGGGCACCGATGTAGTGAAGGTGCTCGGTGGCGGACAGGTTCGGTCCACCCTTGCGGTGACTGCCGACGCCTTCTCCGACAGCGCGACCGAACTCATCGAGAGTGAAGGCGGGCGCACGATCCTCACCGAGCGCGGTGAAAAACGTCAATCCCAACTGGAGGACCAAGAGGACGAGGACGAGGAATAA
- a CDS encoding 50S ribosomal protein L32e has translation MAEHEDETDESDPRSMTDVSGIGETKAEALQEAGYESVDDLRRADQDDLSEVDGIGNALAARIKADIGDLEIEADTTAEIEEEGEQPEPDEATETELRPRGHADKTPDLDEETERLLAQRANEGSPEFNRQDHHKKKRTPASWRRPRGNLSKQRRGVKGKGQTVEAGFRTPAAVRGRHPSGFEEVRVFNTDDLEGIDGETHAVRIASSVGARKRERIEEKAEDAGIRVLNPTYVEVAVNDE, from the coding sequence ATGGCTGAACACGAGGACGAAACTGACGAATCGGACCCGCGATCGATGACCGATGTGAGCGGCATCGGTGAAACAAAAGCTGAAGCCCTTCAGGAGGCCGGATACGAATCAGTCGACGATCTGCGTCGAGCCGATCAGGATGATCTGTCGGAGGTCGACGGCATCGGCAACGCGCTGGCCGCGCGTATCAAAGCCGACATCGGCGATCTAGAAATCGAAGCGGATACCACCGCCGAGATCGAAGAGGAAGGCGAACAGCCCGAGCCAGACGAAGCCACCGAGACGGAACTCCGCCCGCGGGGTCACGCGGACAAAACCCCGGATCTCGACGAGGAGACCGAGCGACTGCTCGCACAGCGAGCGAACGAAGGGTCGCCCGAGTTCAACCGTCAAGATCATCACAAGAAAAAGCGGACACCCGCGTCGTGGCGACGCCCTCGCGGCAACCTTTCGAAGCAACGTCGGGGCGTGAAGGGCAAAGGACAGACGGTCGAAGCTGGCTTTCGGACGCCGGCCGCGGTGCGTGGCCGACACCCGAGCGGTTTCGAAGAAGTACGGGTGTTCAACACCGACGATTTGGAGGGAATCGATGGCGAGACCCACGCTGTCCGCATTGCGTCCTCGGTCGGCGCGCGAAAACGGGAGCGCATCGAGGAGAAAGCCGAAGACGCTGGCATCCGGGTACTCAATCCGACGTACGTGGAGGTAGCTGTCAACGATGAGTGA
- a CDS encoding 50S ribosomal protein L18 → MATGPRYNVPMRRRREARTNYHQRLRLLKSGKPRLVARKSNKHIRAQLVSTGPEGDRTVASAHSSDLEAFGWEAPTGNLPAAYLTGMLAGKRALAEGLDRAVLDIGLNTATPGNKVFAIQEGAIDAGLEIPHSESVFADWDRTRGTHIAEYAESRDEPLYSGDFDATTLPEHFDDVRERLEDEL, encoded by the coding sequence ATGGCAACCGGACCACGATACAACGTGCCGATGCGGCGTCGCCGCGAGGCACGCACGAACTACCATCAGCGGTTGCGCCTGTTGAAATCCGGCAAGCCACGCCTCGTTGCTCGCAAGAGCAACAAGCACATCAGGGCGCAGCTGGTGAGCACAGGCCCAGAGGGGGATCGGACAGTAGCGAGCGCACACTCTTCGGATCTAGAGGCGTTTGGCTGGGAGGCTCCGACAGGGAACCTCCCGGCGGCGTATCTGACGGGAATGCTCGCCGGCAAGCGTGCGCTTGCCGAAGGACTCGATAGAGCAGTGCTCGACATCGGACTCAACACCGCAACACCCGGAAACAAGGTGTTTGCGATCCAAGAGGGTGCGATCGACGCTGGTCTCGAGATTCCCCACAGCGAATCGGTGTTCGCCGACTGGGACCGAACCCGCGGTACACACATCGCGGAGTACGCAGAATCCCGCGATGAACCGCTGTATAGCGGTGATTTCGATGCAACGACGCTTCCGGAACACTTCGATGACGTACGCGAACGACTGGAGGATGAGCTATGA
- a CDS encoding 30S ribosomal protein S8 — MADNDPLSSALSGLDNAEGVGHLTHTVSPASNIIGSVLEVFYDFGYIDGFQYVDDGKAGQFEVDLKGAINECGPVTPRYAAGVDEFERWEKRYLPARDYGALVVTTSSGIMSHYEARKQGIGGQVIAYVY; from the coding sequence ATGGCGGACAACGATCCACTCAGCAGCGCGCTCTCGGGGCTTGACAACGCCGAGGGCGTGGGGCATCTCACCCACACGGTATCGCCCGCCTCGAACATCATCGGCAGCGTGCTCGAAGTGTTCTATGACTTCGGGTACATCGACGGCTTCCAGTACGTCGATGACGGCAAAGCCGGTCAGTTCGAGGTTGATCTAAAAGGTGCAATCAACGAGTGCGGTCCCGTGACGCCCCGATACGCCGCGGGCGTCGACGAGTTCGAAAGATGGGAAAAGCGGTATCTTCCCGCGCGAGATTACGGGGCGCTCGTCGTGACCACCAGCAGCGGCATCATGAGCCACTATGAGGCCCGCAAACAGGGCATCGGTGGCCAAGTAATCGCATACGTCTACTGA
- a CDS encoding 50S ribosomal protein L6, translating into MTVETEIELPDDVTGSLDHLDLTIDGPQGTVTRRLWYPDVRVTVEDGTVRIETDENDANTQSTVGTFESHIRNMIHGVTEGWTYEMEVLYSHFPMQVSVDGGDVIISNFLGERSDRRTPIHGDTDVAVDGEEITLSGPDIEAVGQTAADIEQLTRVTDKDPRVFQDGVYITQKPTRGEA; encoded by the coding sequence ATGACTGTTGAAACCGAAATCGAACTACCGGACGACGTTACCGGGTCGCTGGACCATCTCGATCTCACGATCGACGGCCCACAAGGCACGGTGACGCGACGGCTGTGGTATCCAGACGTCCGTGTCACCGTCGAAGATGGCACGGTACGGATCGAAACCGACGAGAACGATGCGAACACGCAATCGACCGTCGGCACGTTCGAGAGCCACATCCGGAACATGATCCACGGCGTGACCGAGGGATGGACCTACGAGATGGAAGTGCTGTACTCACACTTCCCGATGCAGGTGAGTGTCGACGGCGGCGATGTGATCATCTCGAACTTCCTTGGTGAGCGATCCGACCGACGGACTCCGATCCACGGCGACACTGACGTCGCCGTCGACGGTGAGGAGATTACCCTTTCGGGTCCCGACATCGAGGCCGTCGGGCAGACCGCCGCGGATATCGAACAGCTGACACGCGTGACAGACAAGGATCCCCGTGTTTTCCAGGACGGGGTGTACATCACCCAGAAACCCACACGAGGTGAAGCCTGA
- the secY gene encoding preprotein translocase subunit SecY, translating into MSWKETAAPVLTRMPTVARPEGHVPFRRKLGWTAGVLVLYFFLTNVYLFGTGGQGSGDPYGQFRSILAGGQGTVLHLGIGPIVTASIVLQLLGGANLLGLDTSNPRDQALYQGLQKLLVVVMICLTGLPMVFMGGMIQPNTQLGAQLGVGVVGVQWLIFAQLFVGGLLVLFMDEVISKWGVGSGIGLFIIAGVSQRLIGGLIRWPGLGSGSGTGFFVAWFKILTGEIPIGPPLSPQGLEAIFMDPGQIVALFTTVLIFVIVVYAESVRVEIPLSHAKVRGARGRFPVKLIYASVLPMILVRALQANIQFIGRILYGQIGGQMPNWLGTYQTTQAGLQPTGGLFYYFAPIRSQNWIGALSTQPGEILLRIGVDLSFMVLGGALFAMFWVETTDMGPEATAKQIQDSGMQIPGFRRNPGVMEKVLERYIPQVTVIGGALVGLLAVGANMLGTIGGVSGTGLLLTVSITYKLYEEIAEEQLMEMHPVMRDMFG; encoded by the coding sequence ATGAGTTGGAAGGAGACCGCCGCCCCAGTCCTCACCCGGATGCCGACCGTCGCCCGTCCGGAGGGCCACGTCCCGTTCCGCCGAAAGCTCGGATGGACGGCCGGCGTGCTCGTGCTGTATTTCTTCCTCACGAACGTCTACCTGTTCGGGACTGGTGGTCAGGGTAGTGGTGACCCTTACGGACAGTTCCGGTCGATCCTTGCGGGCGGGCAAGGAACCGTCTTGCATCTGGGGATCGGACCGATCGTGACCGCGAGCATCGTGTTGCAGCTGTTGGGCGGGGCGAACCTGCTCGGGTTGGACACATCGAACCCGCGCGATCAGGCGCTCTATCAGGGGCTACAGAAGCTGCTCGTGGTCGTGATGATCTGTCTGACCGGCCTGCCGATGGTGTTCATGGGGGGAATGATCCAGCCGAATACACAGCTCGGCGCGCAGCTCGGCGTTGGAGTTGTCGGTGTCCAGTGGCTGATCTTCGCTCAGCTGTTCGTCGGCGGTCTCCTCGTCCTGTTCATGGACGAAGTCATCAGCAAGTGGGGTGTCGGGAGTGGTATCGGGCTGTTCATCATCGCTGGCGTCAGCCAGCGGCTCATCGGCGGTCTGATCCGGTGGCCAGGACTCGGTTCAGGTAGTGGGACCGGGTTTTTCGTCGCGTGGTTTAAGATCCTGACCGGAGAAATCCCGATCGGCCCACCGCTCTCCCCACAGGGATTGGAGGCCATCTTCATGGATCCTGGACAGATCGTTGCGCTGTTCACGACAGTGTTGATCTTCGTGATCGTCGTGTACGCCGAGAGCGTCCGCGTCGAGATTCCCCTGAGCCACGCCAAGGTGCGGGGCGCACGCGGCCGCTTCCCGGTGAAGCTCATCTACGCGAGCGTCCTGCCGATGATCCTCGTCCGAGCGCTACAGGCCAATATCCAGTTCATCGGGCGGATCCTCTACGGACAGATCGGCGGGCAGATGCCCAACTGGTTGGGAACGTATCAGACCACCCAGGCAGGGCTACAGCCTACTGGTGGGTTGTTTTACTATTTCGCTCCGATTCGGTCTCAGAACTGGATTGGAGCGCTCTCGACACAGCCCGGAGAGATCCTGCTTCGGATTGGGGTCGACCTCTCGTTCATGGTGCTCGGCGGTGCGTTGTTCGCCATGTTCTGGGTCGAGACGACGGATATGGGTCCGGAAGCCACCGCAAAACAGATTCAAGATTCGGGGATGCAGATCCCCGGCTTCCGGCGCAACCCCGGCGTGATGGAGAAGGTGCTCGAACGGTACATTCCCCAAGTGACGGTGATCGGCGGGGCGCTAGTCGGTCTACTCGCCGTCGGTGCGAACATGCTCGGAACGATCGGCGGCGTTTCGGGGACCGGGCTGCTCTTGACGGTCTCGATCACCTACAAGCTGTACGAGGAGATCGCAGAAGAACAGTTGATGGAGATGCATCCCGTGATGCGGGACATGTTCGGTTGA
- a CDS encoding 50S ribosomal protein L19e, with translation MSDLKNQKRLAADELDIGKNRVWLDPEAQGEIADAITREDIRDLIDRDIIQKKREKTSNSRGRVRERNEKRAYGHLKGPGSRKGKAGARQDRKNEWESHIRAQRRRLRELRDSGEISRSQYRTLYDRASGGEFDSVGDLERYIEEDT, from the coding sequence ATGAGTGATCTGAAAAATCAGAAACGACTCGCAGCGGACGAGCTGGACATCGGGAAAAACCGTGTCTGGCTCGATCCCGAAGCACAGGGCGAGATCGCCGACGCGATCACCCGAGAGGACATCCGTGATCTGATCGACCGCGACATCATCCAGAAAAAGCGGGAGAAGACGTCGAACTCTCGGGGTCGCGTGCGAGAGCGCAACGAAAAGCGCGCCTACGGTCACCTGAAGGGACCCGGCTCCCGGAAGGGGAAAGCTGGCGCACGGCAGGATCGAAAGAACGAGTGGGAAAGTCACATCCGCGCACAACGACGTCGACTGCGCGAACTCCGGGATTCGGGAGAAATTTCCCGTTCCCAGTACCGCACGCTGTACGATAGAGCCAGCGGTGGCGAATTCGACAGCGTGGGCGATCTCGAACGATACATAGAAGAGGACACATAA
- a CDS encoding 30S ribosomal protein S3 → MADEQQFIENGIQRTQINEFFQEELDRAGYGGMEVAQTPMGTQIVLKAEKPGMVIGKGGKNIRKITSELEERFDLDDPQIDVQEVDEPDLNAQIVADRLANALERGWYFRKAGHTTIDRIMDSGALGAEIVLSGKVTGARSRVEKFNRGYIKHNGEPADDIVDDGQSVAVMKLGTIGVTVKIIPPEAELPDDFQVHEDVDVSDYVVEPEEEGVEELLAGEEDTAAEAQAAEDAEITEASTTEAETESTDVPEEVIEEAVPDQEVQQPESDTEIEEELDELDEEVETEAEELLSEMEDEDEDEGEDEEVQE, encoded by the coding sequence ATGGCAGATGAACAACAATTCATCGAGAACGGTATCCAGCGGACCCAGATCAACGAGTTCTTCCAGGAAGAACTCGATCGAGCGGGATACGGCGGCATGGAGGTCGCTCAGACCCCGATGGGGACCCAGATCGTTCTGAAAGCCGAAAAGCCCGGAATGGTCATCGGGAAGGGCGGAAAGAACATCCGGAAGATCACCTCGGAACTCGAAGAGCGCTTCGATCTCGACGATCCACAGATCGACGTTCAGGAGGTCGATGAGCCTGATCTGAACGCCCAGATCGTTGCTGATCGGCTTGCAAACGCGCTCGAACGCGGGTGGTACTTCCGGAAGGCGGGCCACACCACGATCGATCGGATCATGGATTCGGGTGCGCTCGGCGCAGAAATCGTCCTTTCGGGGAAAGTCACGGGTGCTCGCTCTCGCGTCGAGAAGTTCAACCGTGGCTATATCAAGCACAACGGCGAGCCAGCTGACGACATCGTCGACGACGGACAGAGCGTCGCGGTGATGAAACTCGGTACGATCGGTGTGACGGTGAAGATCATTCCACCCGAAGCCGAGTTACCCGACGACTTCCAAGTTCACGAGGACGTCGACGTTTCCGACTACGTCGTCGAACCCGAAGAGGAGGGCGTTGAGGAGTTGCTCGCTGGCGAGGAGGACACCGCTGCTGAGGCTCAAGCTGCCGAAGACGCCGAAATCACCGAAGCGTCGACGACAGAAGCCGAGACGGAATCGACCGACGTTCCCGAAGAAGTAATCGAGGAGGCCGTCCCGGACCAAGAGGTTCAGCAACCGGAGTCCGACACGGAGATCGAAGAAGAACTCGACGAACTCGACGAGGAGGTCGAAACCGAAGCCGAGGAGCTGCTGTCCGAGATGGAAGACGAAGACGAAGACGAAGGCGAAGACGAGGAGGTGCAAGAGTAG
- a CDS encoding 50S ribosomal protein L30, translating to MQALVQLRGEIDMSQGVEDTMSMLNLGRVNHCTFVPENETYRGMVTKVNDWVAHGQPSVDTVELVLATRGESLDGDAIDEEWVAGNTEYDSIDSLAEALMSEETTLREQGISPTLRLHPPRGGHDGLKHPTKEGGQLGKHTTEEIDSLLTTMR from the coding sequence ATGCAAGCGCTTGTACAACTCCGCGGTGAGATCGACATGAGTCAAGGTGTCGAGGACACCATGTCGATGCTCAACCTCGGGCGCGTTAATCATTGTACATTCGTGCCTGAGAACGAAACCTACCGTGGAATGGTGACGAAGGTCAACGACTGGGTCGCACACGGTCAACCCAGCGTTGACACCGTCGAGCTGGTGTTAGCAACCCGTGGCGAGTCCCTCGATGGTGACGCGATCGACGAGGAGTGGGTCGCCGGGAACACCGAATACGACAGTATCGATTCGCTGGCCGAAGCTCTCATGAGCGAAGAGACGACGCTGCGCGAGCAGGGTATTTCGCCGACACTCCGGCTCCACCCGCCGCGTGGCGGTCACGACGGTCTCAAACATCCGACGAAAGAGGGCGGCCAGCTTGGCAAACACACGACCGAGGAGATCGACAGCCTCCTCACAACGATGCGATGA
- a CDS encoding 30S ribosomal protein S4e produces MSKHQKRLSVPKTWPIARKEQQYTVKADAGPHGEEGVPLLIVLRDVLGYTDSKKEATYALDQGSVLVNGDVPSDVRRPVGMFDIISFIEREEYYRVFPDEGGRLALTPIDAEDTDGKLGKVTNKRHVSGGQIQIGLHDGQTLLTEDSSISPNDSIVVGTDDEEILAHFPYEKGSLVTAVKGRHAGEIGTIEEISVTPGSSPNGVTVDQDDEGFETVEEYVVVIDENFLQESDDTDSPEETEVSES; encoded by the coding sequence ATGAGTAAGCATCAAAAGCGACTCTCGGTACCGAAAACGTGGCCGATCGCCCGCAAAGAACAACAGTACACCGTCAAAGCCGACGCGGGTCCCCACGGTGAGGAGGGGGTCCCGCTGTTGATCGTGCTTCGAGATGTACTCGGCTACACCGACTCGAAAAAGGAGGCGACGTACGCGCTCGATCAGGGAAGCGTCCTCGTCAACGGTGACGTTCCCTCGGACGTACGTCGACCGGTCGGGATGTTCGACATCATCTCATTCATTGAGCGCGAGGAGTATTACCGCGTCTTCCCCGATGAGGGTGGACGGCTCGCGTTGACGCCGATCGACGCCGAAGACACGGACGGGAAGCTTGGAAAAGTGACGAACAAGCGTCATGTTTCCGGTGGTCAGATCCAGATCGGACTCCACGACGGTCAGACGTTGTTGACCGAGGACTCCTCGATCAGCCCGAACGATTCCATCGTTGTCGGGACCGACGACGAGGAGATCCTCGCTCATTTCCCCTATGAAAAGGGGTCGCTGGTCACGGCCGTCAAGGGACGACACGCCGGAGAAATCGGAACGATCGAGGAGATCTCGGTTACTCCTGGCAGTTCGCCCAACGGCGTCACCGTAGATCAGGACGATGAGGGCTTCGAAACCGTCGAGGAGTACGTCGTCGTCATCGACGAGAACTTCCTCCAAGAGTCCGACGACACCGACTCGCCGGAGGAAACGGAGGTGAGTGAATCGTGA